caagatcaagcctcgacggcccttgggttgacatctacattaagggacgtcaaaacgcatcttctacacgtgacaagcatgtgtatacgacgcgccttgaagtgggggcatttgtagacaccgaaatttcagtgaaataaatgttaaccaatgtattaaaattacaacatttattcatttcacttacatcacacattcatttcacctacattacacatttacttcacctaccaactccactcacttcaccaaaaaaatggatggtggtgattcactctcttggcctataaatagccttctccatcaagagaaaagaaaaggaatttacatcacaccaaaaccttgaagctttgaaactccaaaagctctcaagcaaaccCCGAAAGATTAGTAAAACCCTCTTTGTTCTTCGTAAAATCccccttcaagatcaagcctcgacagcccttgaagaaacttccctcaaccttcaagatcaagccctgaaggcccttgaagaaagcgttcatcgttcatcatctgttcatcctaagatcaagccccaacggccctttggattaacaaaagaatcaacaaactcatacacccattcttcaagatcaagcccaacgccccttgaagacccattcatcaactgttcatccttagatcaagccccgacggccctttggatcaacagctcatccacaaacctataccctacgaagatagaattagaggatcaaattacaaagagattgtaaccccaaaatcattaatacaaaatatattttgtgcacgtattcttgtttcttatttcgggaattttttcgtgtttacaaggtcttaggttcaaatcttgtAGATagcgaattcaataccaaattagattgccTATTATgtagcttagccgaactccatctctccttagtgtaaaatatattgttgtactaaaaaaaaaaaaaaaaaactggcaCCCTGAAATAGCCATATAGAGAAAGAATTTCAagtaacattttttattttttttaaatctcatTTTATCGTTTAAGTTCCATTTCTACATCTCTTGCTTCACATTTTTCGTCTTTGCGAGATACTAGGCTCCACATAAGTGCGGGGAAATTCGTACACAAATAGTTTGACTCATTCAGGGACTTTCTTCTTATATTTGAAACCTTCCttattaaaaattatgtaaaattatctctttaaaaaatcaattaaaattaaagtcgtTTAGTCAGTTGATTTATAGCTAATGTGGATGGGTTGATTACATTATTTtacttaatattttataatatcaaCGGTTTCGATCATAAATAAATTTTCCCTAAATCCGTGAAGAACTATTTTAGGGTAGGAATTTACCTCTAATAAAGGTGCCCATTTTGTTCCTTACATGCAATTAACCCATTCAACTAACTACGCCAGATGAAGGATATTCAGTTTATGGGATTTAATGACAGCGTGCAGAGCAGATGGgtaaaaaaatccaaatgacTTTGGCATGTGAGTCTGACTAATAGAGGATGAGATCTGTACGACTCTATGGCTTTGACTTTTGCACTTGAGAAACTTTGCCTGCAAGAGATTCATGCAGGAAAGGTTCAGGTgctgtgattttttttaaacaaatttcaGTGTTCAACTGAAAACATTATGATTCATCTTCTATCAATAGATAACTGTTGAACGACTGATGATTTCAAATTTAGTAAATCTTTTTTCAGAGATAATCTTTAAAGAGTAAgtaatttagaaaataaacGGTTTGAAACATGCACAATAAGGAGAAATGTAAAGGTTAAAGAAGAAGATCCTAACAAGGTCGTCAACATTCTCCTTAACGTTTTTTGTCCTTTTCCAATCCAATCCTTCTCTTAGAATCCTTTCTCTTAGTTTGGCAAAAGATGTGACTGAATTTTTGTGAGGTGGGTTTTTTAATTTAGCTTTTGTGCGTGTTAAATTTGCCCTTTTAGGCTTGTGTCTTTTGCTCATGTCTCATGGTGGTGTTGATGTAGTTAATCATGATGCAATTGGTAGCTTCGTTGGCGGTTTTTTGCGCAGCGACCCTATCGTAGCGGCCATTATTTGTTTCTTCTGCAATTCCTCTTTAGAGATGGCGCTGCTTGTATGCAGAGTGTTCCCATGTTGTTTTTGCTGGCGATTTTATGCGCAAAGTCTCTTACGTGACGGAttataaaatgattgaatttctaGTGAGGATTAAAGTTCTTTTGACTTTGAAGTGCTACTTATGTTCTTGTACTTTTCACACTAAAAGATCCGCATATATAGCGGGTATTAGATTGGCAATGCTGgccttgtttttattttagggTTATTTTTGTTTGAGGATCCTTCGGATTTAATCCAAGATGGGCTGTTTGAAGATTGTACATTTTCTTGAGTTGCTAATAAAACCACTATCGTTTCGTCTAAAAAAGATAAATAGTTGAAAGCCTTGCTCATTCATTGAAGAAAACGAAAAGTTATCAACTCTTTCACACTATCATTCAAGtaattcttctttatttgtaagtgagatgtcttgtattcgattctcaccaaaggtggatttgaaccacattattgctagcccattgtgaggctaagccccttagtataatatcgtttgtcatatatatataaataaaaaataaaaaagaaattattctGATGACCTGGAGTAAGCTGGATCTGTTTATGGCATCATACTTGCACCATCTTATTGAGATTCACACCTTCCTGTGAATTCTTCTCAGCCAATGTTTCGGCATGGTGCTCCAAATATTCTTTGCTATTCATCTCTGTTAATCTGCACTCCGCAGTGGTTTCACAGTCAATACTAGCAAAGTTGCAATATTTTGATCAAAAAAGCAAAAGTTGTAATATAGCGAGATCCAGAACAACCAGATTGACAACTTCATACAACCAAAACTACGTCATGTCAAAATAGACTTATTCTTCAAGTTTTTTTCCATTCCCTTCCCAATTCAATCCCAGAAACCTTAAGTCACTTATTTTCAGTTACACTTATTTCGTTTTAGGGGTTGTAAATGGTGAAAGTAGGACAAGATTCTAAATGAGATATTCTGGTTCCAGTTGTAAAAGGTTGGGATAAGACAATGCATGCCTAAAAGAGGTGAAGGAGAACAAGACCTTTTGATGACCCAAATTTTCTAAACATAATGCACGCCACATTTTCTTTCCCGCCCTTAAATCCAAATCAACAGAATTGATTTGATACTAACCTCGGGAATTTCATCCAATCAAAGCGTGCATATTTTCAAGAAAATTGGAAAAGTTGTCATGTAGTACTAGAAAGGACGCACCAATGAGCAATAATAGACAAATGAGACAGGTACAAAGATAGAATCCAAGTTCCAAAGTCATTGCTATTATCGATTCTGCAGAGGAACATACCTACTAATGGTGCGGTCTTTGGCAAAACCCAATTCATTATCCACGCACAGCCCTGCAACATCATTTTTCCTTGACCTTGAAGAGGTTCTAGGTGCAATTTGTTGGGCATCAGCGATTGTCACTATCTTTTCAAAGAGTTCAAAGGGAGTTCCCTCAGCTGTACACAAAAGCCTGGCCTTGTTCTCGTACATCACCTGTGGCCACATTAGTGAATAGCATAATTTAATATAGCTTATCTATTTCGAATGCTACAAATCATGATGGGGGAGAAAGGAATGGTGATTAAGCTATAACCCAAATGAAGTTACAGCAGTATCCTATGGAGGACAACCAAAGATATGAACAAATCTTATTCCCTAATATTTCAGAAAAGCGGAATGTTGATGTGTTTGGGAATTAGCAGGAAAAAGAGGAGGAGGTATTGAAAAAGATTTTACAGAGGAGATGTGTTCCCTTCCGTGTCAATTTGGAGCATGAACTGACCGAATTCCAAAAGTTGTAACTAAAATGGCCAACCTATTTATGAAGAAACAGAGAACATACATCAACTAGAGTGACAAACCGGTATGCAGCTGCCCTATTGTGGAGTCCGAAAACTGGGACGCCCTCCAATGCCAAGGTATGGTAGTTCTCTGTAAAAGGAAAATGCAAAACCTTtaagagaacttattcttgatTCTTGAAATACGAAATTTGCATAATAGGGTGTTTGGCAGCTCCTACTACTAAAGAAGAGCCAATAGTTCTAAGGAAATACGATTTCAATCTTTGTGCAtccaagtaaaaataaaatctataaggGTTGACAAAGATCGATATCTATCATTCATTTGTCACATATAGGAATAGGCGGATAAAAGACACATGAATTTTGAAACTGCGCAAGTAGTAGTCAAGAATAAGAtgagaagagggtttaattaaaaaaagaatacAGGGAAGTATGATCCAATGTTCGACATCCAGTTTTATGTTTTGCAGCTCCTATTCTTAGTGTAGGACCGCAACAGTACTAAATATTAATTTGAATCCATTCCCAAGACTCAACACAACGATGTCATATATCGCTATctgaaattaaatttaatatcctaATATGCATGAAATGATCGAATCTGCTAGGCTTTACTTACTGCACAATCCCAAATAATCTGCAGCTCCCAATGGTCTGTCACAGAGTTCCTCAAAAGGAAAATACGCACATCCGTTAGCACCTAGTGGAACCTTATAGgaattaaaaaaacatatagTCAGATCCAAAAATCAACATGACTACATAATATTTCTCAGCACATGCCTCAAAGGCAACCAAGAAAGTACCTTTAATGTCCTTCCCATTACTACTTCTGCTTCTTGTGGAACAGCTTCGTGTTCCCCAATCAATTCTTGAAATTTTTGCTCAAGAAATCCCGACAAATCTTTGCCAACAAAGTAGAAACCCTGCTCCGCCTGTAGTTAAGGTGCAATCATGAGATTCAATATTTATAAACATTAGGTAATATCACCTGAACATGTGGAATAATCTTAATGGACTTGATATCTCACCGAAGTCAGTTTCCGGTAGTCTACTGCAGAACCAATTTCATGAACTACACATCTTTCCTACAGCCAAAATATCCCGTTGTTATGAAGTGCAAACTAAATAACAGATAAGGAAAGCATGATAAAAAGTTATGCACACGATGTGTACACAAACAAATTTTCTAGCACCAAACAAAACCCAGTTAAAGATTTGGTCACTCCACAAGTGGTTTGGCTACATTTTAACTTGTTTTGTGCCAAGCGCATTTTAAAATCACTGGTTTGAACCAATCTAATAACGAGCAGATGAGATCACATCCAGATACATACCTTCAAGGTCGCAATGAACGGCAGAAAAAGATCCCTCTGCAGTCCACCTTCATACAGCTTATCTGGAGCACGATTGGAGGTGGAAACAAGGATCTAAACTTGCCTCgcacaaaaagttaaaaatcaaaatcaaaacaaaaaaaattgtatgaatTTCATTGGAAACTGCATAGATTCAGTGTATAAAAGGCCATGAGCACAAGAGAGTAAATAAAAGTAAACTACTTACAATACCGTTATCGAAGAGATGTCTAAACAGACGATTTAATATTAATGCATCAGCAACATCAGTCACCTACAAAAGACCACAGGATAATCAGTACAACAAAAGAACAAGTAGTACGATATGATTTCCAATCATATTTTCACATACTAGTATTCTACCATGAATTCATCCAGACACAACAAGACTGCCTCGTCCGATATCTCTCCTGCAACAACTTCAAGCGGATCTTCTACACCCTGGTGCTTCTGAGAAAATATACAACATCCACACTAACCTTAATGGGTAGTTTTATAAGAACCAGTACCAAAGCAACAAATGTCCAGAATGAAATGAACAGTTAGTTCGAATGTGCAGATGAAAATTAACTGACTGAAAAAAATGTGTTCCTAATCCGGAAGTATGAAAACCAGTTGTACTGTAAATGCACAGCtcttattttgaaataaaatctCTCTTTTCAAAAGTACTGTAAGACAACCTGTTCAGATATCTACTGCACTACATGATACATTTCTCACAATGGGAGTTAAACAATGTAACCCTAAAACTTTACCAAACACAGCCTACGTTCGCATAAGAAGATATTTCTCACATATGAcaaatgaagttttttttatcaAGAATTGCATCTTACTCGCAATGTTTTATGTACATTCAGCATAAAGTCATGAAAATGAATCCTCTTTTTCCTCCAACTGCATTGTCTGAGAAATGAAAATCAAAGTATTAGGAGATAAATATGGCAATATGTGATGGAGGAAAAGTTGGAAAAGTTGACATTCAAGaacagaaataaataaattttgataaCCACCAAGATCCATTGTATTTACAAGGACTGTTCCTCAACGATTATGAACAACAGAGTGACAATATctagaaaattaaacaataatataataaaaagaacATTCATTTAAACTTACAGCTGATAAAAAAACAAGTCCATCAACATGGTTTTACCGGTTCCCACTCCTCCATATAGATAAAGACCTTTGACAGGTGAGGTTGAAGATTGTGGGATGAAACGAGACCACAACCACCTACTCCTGTGTACGGACAAAAGGATGAATGATTGGTAAATACTTCTAGATGGAACAAATTAGAagtaggaaaagaaaaagttcaCCACGAAGCTAATGATAGGCGTACCAGCCTACAATTTGAATTTGGATCACAAGTGGTGAAATTAAACAAGTTTCAAAGAGTACCTTCCGGATTTTGCAGAAGTTGAATATCTATCCAACCGGCAGGCATCAGCTGATTGAACAAGTTCATCATAAAGCCTTTGGAGTTCTCCTAAGGTGCCTACCTGCAAAAATTAGTcgtttaaaaaagaaagaaaaataaatagagAACGCATATTAATTGTCTTAAGCAATAGTACAGTTCTTTCAGCTGTTATCCAACCAGAGCACCCCACATTTAACACATGATTTACTAAATAAGACCGAAAGTTTAAATCTTCTGAACCAAATTACGGGATAATTTCCCTCTAAATAGTGTCCAGTAACAAACATTATCTGttcaaccaaaacaaacaaacagtaTGTGAAAACATGAAGCTGACTTCCAAGGTTTGCATGCACCGTCACTGCGCCATTTAGCACTTCAAATTTTGAATGAAGGAAGATACCAAACAGTTTTCATTCTTACCATTTCCTCATTTATACATATGAAACTGATAAAGAATACACCCACTGAGTTGTTTTCCGTACCTGGTAGGCATCACCGTCAACAAGTTCCCCTGCAGCAATTCTTCGTTCATACTCAACAAGTGGCCCCGCTTTTTTTACATCTGCTATTGAACTCAAAACCATCAAAACTTAGACTCGAATGCTTCTTTACAAACTAAGACTACCCAAAATAGAAGAAGTACCTCCATTAGTAACTTGAGCTGCATCAATTGACAGAGCTCTTGAGACCATAAGCGTGGGGGGTGGAAGTATATCAAACTCGCCATTTTTAGCAAATTGATGAGCAACGCCAGCACAGGTGTTTACCAACGGCTTCTGCCTTGTCACAAAACCACTTGAGTAATGACATGCTTGATGCCGCAAAGACAATCTACATTGGTGAATAGATTGAGCAATCGCTCTCATTTTCAATCCAAGGCTCTGATAAGAATCGAATTTCCAATAAGCTTGCTTAACGTATCAGACTAACCAAACCCTGAAAACAATGGCATCTAAACAATTTACAATTCAAATATGAATTGTAAGCACGAAAATTTCTGCAACGAATAACAAAAGAACGCTTGTACAAAATGATATTTCCAAAATTTGATGCCTACAGTTTGTGCTAAGAAAAGGATACTAGTAATAATTACAAGTTCCTGCACATATTAAGTCAATAATTTTcccttaaaaaaaacaaaagtcaaTAATTGTTCATGGGTCGTTTTACATATGATAATTTATGTTCAAGTAAAAATGGATCAGTTAAGCCCTAATTCAAGAAAACAGCTTAATTCTATTTACCACCCAAAATTATTTATAAAGTAGAAAAATAAATCATAACATCATATTCCAGAATTGCAGTAAAAATTTAAGAACACAGAAAGAAAGTAAAACCAAAAACTCACCTGAAGAAGTGCCCGGAACTGCTTGCTGGGTTTCTACTTTGAATTTGAGATAAAATTGCAAGTTACAACAAAACCAGCAAATAATCAAAAGACAGGAACCTCGGATTCCGACTTCTTGTCAGGAGGTTGGGTTTGGTtcggttgggttgggttttccAATGCAAATTACAGCACGTTTGATTTGCTTTGGCCTCCCTCTGAGCTGCTTAAGTTTGACTATCTCATCTCATCTCATCCCAACAAAATCTTCACCACCATCATTTGAGCTTTTTTTGGTAACTATCTCCCtctcccttcctctctctctaaaacttttttctgatttgtttgtttgtgtgtacCAAAAAGATGGAATATTTCTTCAGATTAAGGATGTTATCCACACactctattttacttctcacaaactctttgataatttctgtctgttgatcttcttgaattcatccgatccgacggtcaaaaattaaaaaggtgtgtgagaagtaaaataggatgtATAGATATCATATCCCCAGATTTATTCTAAAAAACTTAAAAGGGAAATTGGTTGGAATATCCAATTTACAAACTAATTAACCAATAACAGCCTCCGCCAACCACTTCGCCCTAATTTAGTACTGAGGTAATTCTGAAAAAAGTGGTtattaaaaaaagttgggagcttttttgtgtttggtaaacattcagctttagcttttttcacagttttgggtgaaaaaagccaaaaacacaaaactgcAAAgtccagctttgaaaaaccaacttttttccacatttgttttacataaaagtttatcaaatactatattattgcttttttttttcttttcaaaagcacatttacaaaaaaagtttaccaaacactctgctactttatttcatagctgcttattctcacaacacgacagaatcagtttttttttttttttttttcaaagcacagtgatatcaaaccagcccttaataATATGATCTAGTATTCTTAAGTATCATTCTAGGCAAAGACAATTTAAACTAATAATAGCCCTCCtgattagaccatctccaacccacgggataaaacttaaaatataagctttaaaacccccctaaaccatctccaaccactagGCTAAAATAAGTTTTGAGAAGAAAATATATCTTTAGGCTAAATTCCCCCTAAGATTTAAGTTTGACTTAAACTATTCTGGACACACCAAACTGTCATATTTAAACAtctttttgtcttttatttATAATCTAACGGCTGTAATCAAATGAGATCAATtctaatggttaaaaaaaaaaaaaaaaaaaaaaaaggatttgacgactcaaaattaaatctaacatctaaaataattttaaaaaaaatttaaattatttgaatcaaatttcacttaaactttataaatacatagtatttgtatgatttttaattacatatcagaatttaaatatttttagattaacaCTATGTTTGGTTCATGAAtattaaaacatttttttcctCGAACTATATTATAGCACGCGGATTAATGACACCACATGACTGATTGAGGGTAAAATTGATACCAAGTAACAGTAGAGATTTTTGTGTTATTTGTGAGACATTCAAATGACATGGTGGGGGAATTGCATTAGTGAACTCGGAGTAAAGATAACAGAGTCATAGACCTAATTGAAAATTAACCATTAACAATATGATTGAGACTAATAAGATCAACTAAGCTAGAAAGCAAATGAAACATTCTTTCCTTATTCTACTATATAAAATGATGAGTTCAACCTTACAAGATGTCACACAAATTTGATAGATAAAATATCCTTATTCAAATGATTTCTTGCACGCAAACGCGAGACGAAACTAATTATGCAACAAACTTAAGCTCACATTTATCAGTCCCGTTATCCTAGACCTTGTGGTCAAAGAAAATTGTGGTCACCCACCATTCGATCTTAAGTCCTCCACTGTTGGATTAAGATCGAACAGTGGTTGACCATAATTTTCTTGCACCATGGTGTCTAGGAGAATGGGACTCACATTAATATTTCTAGCCTCTACCTCTTAAATTGAGATATGATTCtccaattttcttcaatttgttgACAACAACATCCATAAGCATTCGCTCTGACAGTGATATCGCAGAGCATGAGAGTCCAATTTGCATCATCAAAACCGAGCATTCCTCCAACCTTCTTGCATGAACTGGGATTTGATCACCATGTCCATCTTCACATTCAATCAGCAATGAAGGGTCAACTATGTCCATGGCATGGTCAGGCATCGCCATGgttgcgaactagtgaatgctTAGACCACCTTTGAACATGTCATTTGTAGGTTGTCTTCATGTGAATATTTCTAGCAACAATAGTCCAAAGCTGTAAATATCTCCAAAGATGGAAACTTGGCCTCCTATGCCATACTCTGCCATTCAATACATACATTAAGACTTAATTTGGCCTAGTGATAAGTTATTAGGAAAAGAAAACATTGGAAGTGATAGAAACTCATACCTGGAGGAATGTAGCCTTCGAACCCTTTAACCCGATTAACATGGTTTGATTTTAAGAGGGATCATCAGACTTCTCCAAGATGAACCTTGCTAAACCAAAGTCACCAACGTGAGCCACCATATCTTCGTCAAGAAGAACATTCCTTGGCTTCATATCACAATGAACAATTAAAGTTCCACAACGATGGTGGATATAATCCAATGCAGAAGCAATGTCAATTGCAATATTGAGTTTTTGGATAAGGCTTAATCCCTTGCTTCGAGATTGCTCATCATCTCTTAGATGCAACCAGGCATCTAGGCTTCCATTCACCATATACTCAAAAACTAGACTTTTGAAATCTTGGCCCTGATTGTCAATGCTTGAGCATGCAATTATGATCTTGAGAAGATTAATGTGCCTTATGCTTCTCAAAGCTTTGCATTTATCCATAAAACTCTTGGATGCTCGTTGTTGAAGAAGGTTTAATACCTTTATTGCAACTAGAGTTCCATCACTGGGGAGTACTCCTTTATAAACAGAACCAAAATTTCTTGAACCAATCAGATTTCCCTAGAGAACCCAGTTAGTTGATTCAACAAGTTTTGAGTAAGAGGCTTCTAATTTCCAATCCTTATAAAGACGTGAAGTTGTAGGTAGACCTTTTCGCTTTTTAAGCATTGAGCAGGCAACAATGAAGCCAAACATAGCAATTAAGAAGGCAAGTGCACAAGTTACAAGGATGACTACATTTCGGGCAAGTAGTCCTCAAGATGGATGAGGCTTTATGTTGGGGCATGCAGGTAAATGTAATTTTGAGTTGCCAGCACAGAGCTTAGGATTTCCAAGAATTGAGAGATCAGGTACATTTGAAAAGATTCCGGCTTCAGTTATTTTACCCTCAAAATTGTTATATGAAGGGTTAAGATGTGTAAGAAATTTAAACTTGCTTAGAAATTCAGGAATTTGCCCGGATAAGTTATTACGTGAAAGAT
This Pyrus communis chromosome 6, drPyrComm1.1, whole genome shotgun sequence DNA region includes the following protein-coding sequences:
- the LOC137737072 gene encoding uncharacterized protein isoform X1; the protein is MRAIAQSIHQCRLSLRHQACHYSSGFVTRQKPLVNTCAGVAHQFAKNGEFDILPPPTLMVSRALSIDAAQVTNGADVKKAGPLVEYERRIAAGELVDGDAYQVGTLGELQRLYDELVQSADACRLDRYSTSAKSGRSRWLWSRFIPQSSTSPVKGLYLYGGVGTGKTMLMDLFFYQLQCSWRKKRIHFHDFMLNVHKTLRKHQGVEDPLEVVAGEISDEAVLLCLDEFMVTDVADALILNRLFRHLFDNGIILVSTSNRAPDKLYEGGLQRDLFLPFIATLKERCVVHEIGSAVDYRKLTSAEQGFYFVGKDLSGFLEQKFQELIGEHEAVPQEAEVVMGRTLKVPLGANGCAYFPFEELCDRPLGAADYLGLCKNYHTLALEGVPVFGLHNRAAAYRFVTLVDVMYENKARLLCTAEGTPFELFEKIVTIADAQQIAPRTSSRSRKNDVAGLCVDNELGFAKDRTISRLTEMNSKEYLEHHAETLAEKNSQEGVNLNKMVQV
- the LOC137737072 gene encoding uncharacterized protein isoform X2 produces the protein MRAIAQSIHQCRLSLRHQACHYSSGFVTRQKPLVNTCAGVAHQFAKNGEFDILPPPTLMVSRALSIDAAQVTNGDVKKAGPLVEYERRIAAGELVDGDAYQVGTLGELQRLYDELVQSADACRLDRYSTSAKSGRSRWLWSRFIPQSSTSPVKGLYLYGGVGTGKTMLMDLFFYQLQCSWRKKRIHFHDFMLNVHKTLRKHQGVEDPLEVVAGEISDEAVLLCLDEFMVTDVADALILNRLFRHLFDNGIILVSTSNRAPDKLYEGGLQRDLFLPFIATLKERCVVHEIGSAVDYRKLTSAEQGFYFVGKDLSGFLEQKFQELIGEHEAVPQEAEVVMGRTLKVPLGANGCAYFPFEELCDRPLGAADYLGLCKNYHTLALEGVPVFGLHNRAAAYRFVTLVDVMYENKARLLCTAEGTPFELFEKIVTIADAQQIAPRTSSRSRKNDVAGLCVDNELGFAKDRTISRLTEMNSKEYLEHHAETLAEKNSQEGVNLNKMVQV